From bacterium, the proteins below share one genomic window:
- a CDS encoding sigma-70 family RNA polymerase sigma factor: MPDTFTPELMRTQREYVPAVDPGQLGQALMMKLQAADRMHAAIFNSIASRKEPPNAPKDWLIQRHWDEVQARKERYAFGAFVKVDGKWVREKATWQDNLWGTIADLYGNNSVGYFWSHDTPEEYDARLRKIFFWLDPKPVEQWWTPEIQKQIMGDLPDEYQTKVLTRAVSDRHATLIADQYRQELKRGQRLSEMGWPGTIGQFAASALDPANVAFATFTGGFGASWVSASRFGRMGRAMRAGLFNVPAAAVMDVPRMIYDPHYDVSTAAYSMSAAFAFGAAFGAAFDPYRAQAVKAMKEQELSDIVEAGAKLTAKGEKYYADVRPLPEVARLQKASAQNIAQMNRIIEEANGMPGGGFKSHEAIEASLRQPGKLGDAIITEAGLRAKTPFGTAPLIIPDIVEGAPIAPPAAKPVTGTVKPQGTEWLRPMLYTEAQKARETAKMLPAPAQKPTAALPSPKAAAALQAPVPTAAEVVARPNAAFDHMPFVAQTVRKWYKGRLQKANLDDAISDAMTHVATKWGQYDPSKEKPTTWMGKVIKNHLINAGERIKTEKAALHSRKAAPLPRGAVLEPDEVALYDTLNSDVRAAVDELTDVQKKIALSRLMADDKATYRALSKQLGISPETVRTYEKLAKEKLAISLKKYIPIAEGGELPGGPGAQKMHWAVEGKDFVDAYLDAVGQVENMPLGREYAGPRGWLGILSFDLRAKLGQGEPAQRGLARRLAGNLFPDETGATHWASAYEGLMLNRAVDAMKITYAYEPAFTAFRKRMKARGLSDIDIERTLNQTCADAANADPVRLKAMIEADPEIADVVKAWKELDNGLWERGMRQKLAGFTPENRIDNYLMRSWRQDQLLGAFAEHGEDYVHAVIVKGLMNETPELNPKLADSFANALVKNTLSRGLDGENHFWRFKGSETEMLRNILENAGHNADEATSMINAWNAAKQNKGIVKGRMMVDYWAEIPGKDGKTLRLRDLLDRDFNNLTRRTINNFWGALMEWRVRTAYAEYIDTPTPAKTGIIADWTTEQGGDWMENWHVPEMRQIIADANKRALWSALHEAKTAVGKKWAAFKQRNQAARLETMHRLVLGMPAHPEPASEGARVALLTLKRLRKAATVVFGMRFGAAQLPDTAFMQAEFGPAAFNKQFPALMSLQRDALSGKLSNATLSGIEALYACDTGWGHFAHMTPDDWVSRPEAALGRVDRWLDQAHEATLKWSGFRAIDARQKLGIRAVILQRVLDDAYGGQRISTKRLGLMGWSESDYDQILSAMQEPGAVEATAGPMTGRRFIKLNPENWKNPTAFAKLYAGVQRGAEQSIIEPNPMMLSSFMSGELARSFLQFRFFNLAAWRQHLLRGVYLHDAEAISGAAMSYFYGGLIGTGIVYSNALGRPDKEEYLKRYMTPRSLAAGAFQRSGWSSIMPSLIDASAYTLGQDPIFANTYRTTGLQTFGIASTPSGALIQGAWEAESGAMKAMTRSDTVFSQQNAQQFRRMMPWSNMFLFSNVTNYGIGHSGLPPKSAVPLKER; encoded by the coding sequence ATGCCGGACACGTTTACGCCCGAGTTGATGCGGACGCAGCGCGAGTACGTTCCCGCCGTGGACCCGGGCCAATTGGGGCAGGCGTTGATGATGAAATTACAAGCCGCAGATCGGATGCACGCGGCCATCTTCAATTCCATCGCCAGCCGCAAGGAGCCTCCCAACGCCCCGAAGGACTGGCTTATCCAGCGGCACTGGGACGAAGTTCAGGCGCGCAAGGAACGCTACGCCTTTGGCGCGTTTGTCAAGGTGGACGGGAAGTGGGTGCGCGAAAAGGCGACTTGGCAGGACAATCTCTGGGGCACCATTGCAGACCTTTACGGCAACAACAGCGTAGGGTATTTCTGGTCGCATGACACGCCGGAAGAATACGATGCGCGATTACGCAAGATTTTCTTCTGGCTTGACCCCAAGCCAGTCGAGCAGTGGTGGACGCCTGAGATTCAGAAGCAGATCATGGGCGACCTGCCCGACGAGTACCAGACGAAGGTGTTGACGCGCGCCGTGTCCGACCGCCATGCGACCTTGATTGCCGACCAGTACCGCCAGGAACTCAAGCGCGGCCAGCGATTGAGCGAGATGGGTTGGCCGGGCACTATCGGCCAGTTTGCCGCCAGCGCGCTGGACCCGGCGAACGTTGCCTTTGCGACCTTCACCGGCGGCTTTGGCGCTTCATGGGTATCGGCGTCACGCTTCGGCAGAATGGGCCGGGCCATGCGGGCGGGCCTGTTCAACGTCCCCGCCGCCGCCGTCATGGACGTGCCGCGGATGATCTATGACCCGCACTATGACGTGAGCACCGCGGCGTATTCCATGTCGGCGGCTTTTGCGTTTGGCGCGGCATTCGGGGCGGCCTTTGACCCCTACCGTGCGCAGGCCGTCAAGGCCATGAAGGAGCAGGAGCTTTCCGATATCGTCGAAGCGGGTGCCAAACTCACGGCAAAGGGCGAGAAATACTACGCCGACGTGCGCCCGCTGCCGGAAGTGGCGCGCCTTCAGAAGGCGTCCGCGCAGAACATCGCGCAGATGAACCGGATCATCGAGGAAGCGAACGGTATGCCCGGCGGCGGGTTCAAGTCGCATGAGGCGATAGAAGCCTCATTGCGCCAGCCGGGCAAGTTGGGCGACGCCATCATCACCGAGGCGGGCCTTCGGGCCAAGACTCCCTTCGGCACCGCGCCGCTCATTATCCCCGACATCGTTGAAGGCGCACCCATCGCCCCGCCGGCGGCAAAGCCCGTGACGGGTACAGTGAAGCCGCAGGGGACGGAATGGCTACGCCCCATGCTCTACACCGAAGCGCAGAAGGCGCGCGAGACGGCAAAGATGCTGCCCGCGCCCGCGCAGAAGCCTACCGCCGCGCTGCCATCCCCGAAAGCCGCTGCCGCGTTGCAGGCCCCCGTGCCGACCGCCGCCGAAGTGGTCGCGCGCCCGAACGCGGCATTCGACCACATGCCGTTCGTCGCGCAGACTGTGCGCAAGTGGTACAAGGGCCGGTTGCAGAAGGCCAACTTGGACGACGCCATCAGCGACGCCATGACGCACGTAGCTACGAAGTGGGGCCAGTATGACCCGTCGAAAGAAAAACCGACGACATGGATGGGCAAGGTCATCAAGAACCACCTCATCAACGCCGGGGAGCGCATCAAGACGGAAAAGGCGGCGCTGCATAGCCGCAAGGCCGCACCACTGCCACGCGGCGCAGTTCTTGAACCTGACGAAGTGGCGCTGTATGACACGCTGAACTCCGACGTGCGCGCCGCAGTTGACGAACTCACGGACGTTCAGAAGAAGATTGCTCTGTCCCGACTGATGGCGGACGACAAGGCGACCTACCGCGCGCTGTCGAAGCAGCTTGGCATATCGCCAGAAACGGTGCGCACTTACGAGAAACTTGCCAAAGAGAAGTTGGCGATTTCCCTGAAGAAGTACATCCCCATCGCAGAGGGCGGGGAACTGCCCGGCGGCCCCGGCGCGCAGAAGATGCACTGGGCGGTCGAAGGCAAGGACTTCGTGGACGCCTACCTTGATGCCGTAGGGCAGGTGGAAAACATGCCGTTGGGGCGCGAGTATGCCGGGCCGCGCGGCTGGCTGGGCATCCTGTCCTTTGACTTGCGCGCCAAATTGGGGCAGGGTGAACCTGCACAGCGTGGACTGGCGCGGCGCTTGGCGGGCAACCTGTTCCCCGACGAGACTGGGGCGACGCATTGGGCCAGTGCCTACGAAGGATTGATGCTGAACCGCGCCGTGGATGCCATGAAGATCACCTACGCCTATGAACCGGCGTTTACGGCATTCCGCAAGCGCATGAAGGCGCGTGGATTATCAGACATTGACATTGAGCGCACCCTGAACCAGACATGCGCCGACGCCGCCAACGCCGACCCCGTGCGCCTGAAGGCCATGATCGAGGCGGACCCGGAAATCGCCGATGTCGTCAAGGCGTGGAAGGAACTGGACAACGGCCTCTGGGAGCGCGGGATGCGCCAGAAACTTGCTGGGTTCACGCCGGAGAATCGGATTGACAACTACCTCATGCGCAGTTGGCGGCAGGATCAGTTGCTTGGCGCGTTCGCCGAGCACGGGGAAGATTACGTCCATGCCGTCATCGTCAAGGGCCTTATGAATGAGACCCCGGAACTGAATCCGAAGTTGGCCGATTCGTTCGCCAATGCACTCGTCAAGAACACACTTTCGCGCGGACTGGACGGGGAGAATCACTTCTGGCGGTTCAAGGGGAGCGAGACGGAAATGCTCCGCAATATTCTTGAGAACGCCGGGCACAACGCCGACGAGGCGACCAGCATGATAAACGCATGGAACGCGGCGAAGCAGAACAAGGGCATCGTCAAGGGACGAATGATGGTGGATTATTGGGCTGAGATCCCCGGCAAGGATGGGAAGACCCTGCGCCTGCGCGACCTGCTGGACCGTGACTTCAACAACCTCACGCGCCGGACGATCAACAACTTCTGGGGCGCGCTGATGGAATGGCGCGTCCGCACGGCCTATGCCGAGTACATTGACACCCCGACCCCGGCGAAGACGGGAATCATCGCCGACTGGACGACCGAGCAGGGCGGGGATTGGATGGAGAACTGGCATGTTCCCGAAATGCGCCAGATTATTGCCGACGCCAACAAGCGGGCCTTGTGGTCGGCATTGCACGAAGCCAAGACCGCCGTGGGCAAGAAGTGGGCCGCGTTCAAGCAGCGCAACCAGGCCGCACGGCTTGAGACGATGCACCGACTTGTGCTGGGGATGCCCGCACACCCGGAACCGGCGTCCGAGGGCGCGCGCGTGGCCCTTCTCACGCTCAAGCGGCTGCGCAAGGCCGCGACGGTCGTGTTCGGGATGCGTTTTGGCGCGGCGCAGTTGCCCGACACGGCATTCATGCAGGCTGAGTTTGGGCCTGCCGCGTTCAACAAGCAGTTCCCCGCGCTCATGTCCTTGCAGCGCGATGCGCTTTCCGGCAAACTGTCCAATGCCACCCTTTCAGGAATTGAGGCGTTGTATGCCTGCGACACGGGCTGGGGACATTTCGCGCATATGACGCCCGACGATTGGGTATCGCGGCCAGAGGCGGCACTTGGCCGCGTAGACCGCTGGCTTGACCAGGCGCATGAAGCGACGCTGAAGTGGTCGGGCTTCCGGGCCATTGACGCGCGGCAGAAACTTGGCATTCGCGCCGTGATTCTCCAGCGCGTTCTTGACGACGCCTACGGCGGTCAGCGCATTTCCACCAAGCGGCTTGGCCTCATGGGTTGGTCCGAGAGCGACTACGACCAGATTCTTTCCGCCATGCAGGAACCCGGTGCGGTCGAAGCGACCGCCGGGCCGATGACCGGACGGCGATTCATCAAACTGAACCCTGAGAATTGGAAGAATCCGACGGCATTCGCCAAGCTGTATGCCGGGGTGCAGCGCGGGGCAGAACAGTCCATCATCGAGCCGAACCCCATGATGCTGTCGAGCTTCATGTCGGGGGAACTGGCGCGTTCGTTCCTGCAATTCCGGTTCTTCAATCTGGCGGCGTGGCGTCAGCACCTTCTGCGCGGCGTCTACCTGCACGACGCGGAAGCCATCAGCGGGGCCGCCATGTCCTACTTCTACGGCGGGTTGATTGGCACAGGCATAGTCTATTCCAACGCCCTGGGCCGCCCGGACAAGGAGGAATATCTCAAGCGGTACATGACCCCGCGTTCACTCGCCGCGGGCGCGTTCCAGCGGTCCGGTTGGTCCTCGATCATGCCTTCGTTGATTGACGCTTCGGCCTACACGCTGGGCCAAGACCCGATTTTTGCCAACACCTACCGTACCACAGGGTTACAGACATTCGGAATCGCATCCACCCCGTCGGGCGCACTGATTCAGGGCGCATGGGAAGCGGAGTCCGGGGCCATGAAGGCCATGACGCGCAGCGATACCGTATTCTCTCAGCAGAACGCGCAGCAGTTTAGGCGCATGATGCCGTGGAGCAACATGTTCCTGTTCAGTAACGTCACCAACTATGGGATCGGGCATTCCGGGTTGCCGCCGAAGTCCGCAGTTCCCCTGAAGGAGCGATAA
- the terL gene encoding phage terminase large subunit, whose translation MTEAELRLYLNKLRDDFVFFYSEVLRLYKGIEPCDVQKDMAWWAACGPQRRGILAMRGIGKTEVICALSDWRIMRNPEMERVLASSPSANKALETLHLARGWLLRIPFLRHLAPTADNDDKYRDSQTAFDVPQALIDKTPSFQAIGLTGQRTGSRATFINPDDVETDENTITRDQRARLEQRFDEFEHIASEQKSEILVTGTYHHEESLYTKLMQRGYEFRTYPICYPANPTTVPGLAPILLKRLESGASRPGDPVFPVRFGQEYVLKRQLRISKRSWAMQLMLMPGVQEGDRRPLKLHDLVVMSLHRDLAPTLVVWGTKTAAGSSSREDIPSPGIAGDGFYGPVFVSADFAPYQGCVCWIDPAGHGEDELAWSIMGQLNGMLFWKHVNGVKGGATPENLMKIATSCREHGVTDITGESNFGGDTLLRLLEPIIRKLSCKAGEHPTFPKGWTASVHMEGVHSSGQKELRITSALDPIMAQHRLIVSDSVARDSIAMQQLALITTERGALDHEDRLESAAGAAEFFKDCLYQDAEVLSKRDPEAELMELVEAYRKRFHPEPSGGWIQYPSPVAQNMP comes from the coding sequence ATGACCGAAGCGGAACTGCGCCTCTACCTGAACAAACTCCGCGATGACTTCGTGTTCTTCTACAGCGAAGTCCTGCGCCTGTATAAAGGCATCGAGCCTTGCGACGTGCAGAAGGACATGGCATGGTGGGCGGCCTGCGGGCCGCAACGCCGCGGCATCCTGGCCATGCGCGGCATCGGAAAAACCGAGGTAATCTGCGCACTGTCCGACTGGCGCATCATGCGCAACCCGGAAATGGAGCGCGTTCTGGCGTCCTCCCCGTCCGCCAACAAGGCCCTTGAAACCCTGCACCTGGCGCGCGGCTGGCTCCTGCGGATACCCTTCCTGCGGCATCTGGCACCCACAGCGGACAACGACGACAAGTACCGCGATTCGCAGACGGCATTCGACGTGCCGCAAGCCCTGATTGACAAGACCCCATCATTCCAGGCCATCGGACTCACAGGACAGCGCACGGGGAGCCGCGCGACGTTCATCAACCCCGACGACGTTGAGACCGACGAAAACACCATCACCCGCGACCAACGCGCGCGCCTTGAACAGCGGTTCGACGAGTTCGAGCACATCGCCAGCGAACAGAAGTCCGAAATCCTCGTGACCGGCACATACCACCATGAGGAATCGCTGTACACCAAACTCATGCAGCGCGGGTACGAGTTCCGCACCTACCCCATCTGCTACCCCGCGAATCCTACTACCGTGCCCGGACTCGCGCCGATCCTCCTGAAACGCCTTGAATCCGGGGCAAGCCGACCCGGAGACCCTGTATTCCCCGTCCGTTTCGGGCAGGAGTACGTCCTGAAGCGGCAACTCCGTATCTCCAAACGTTCATGGGCGATGCAACTGATGCTCATGCCCGGAGTACAGGAAGGCGACCGCCGCCCCCTCAAACTGCACGATCTGGTCGTTATGTCACTCCACCGCGACCTCGCCCCCACTCTGGTAGTCTGGGGCACGAAGACCGCCGCCGGATCATCGTCAAGAGAGGACATCCCCTCTCCCGGCATCGCCGGGGACGGGTTCTATGGCCCCGTGTTCGTCTCCGCAGACTTCGCGCCCTACCAGGGCTGTGTCTGCTGGATTGACCCCGCCGGACACGGCGAAGACGAACTGGCATGGTCCATCATGGGTCAACTCAACGGAATGCTGTTCTGGAAGCATGTCAACGGCGTCAAGGGCGGCGCTACCCCAGAAAACCTCATGAAAATCGCCACCTCATGCCGGGAACATGGCGTGACCGATATCACCGGCGAGTCTAACTTCGGCGGAGATACCCTCTTACGACTGCTCGAACCCATCATTCGCAAGCTTTCCTGCAAGGCAGGGGAGCACCCCACCTTCCCCAAAGGCTGGACCGCATCCGTCCACATGGAAGGCGTCCACTCATCCGGCCAGAAGGAACTCCGCATTACCTCAGCACTCGACCCCATTATGGCCCAACACCGGCTGATCGTCTCAGATTCCGTCGCCCGAGATTCAATCGCCATGCAGCAACTTGCCCTGATCACCACCGAACGCGGCGCACTTGACCACGAAGACCGCCTCGAATCAGCCGCCGGGGCCGCCGAGTTCTTCAAGGACTGCCTCTACCAAGATGCCGAAGTCCTCTCCAAACGCGACCCCGAAGCCGAACTCATGGAACTGGTCGAAGCATACCGTAAACGCTTTCACCCCGAACCGTCCGGTGGATGGATTCAGTACCCAAGCCCGGTAGCACAGAACATGCCGTAA
- a CDS encoding DnaD domain protein has protein sequence MSAWIRLDTESTFAGWTSELSDADFGTWTRLLLVMKLFGRGGSIERHKAEKHLLHANTSMESVVKLCAKSHGHITLDTVTLTVGKFGRYNPDPTNALRQAAYRNRADARNGDNASNGYNDDRTGQDTTLRDSARDTVTVPKELDALAFRVYGQTPIGIGEALTLHGADVVKAAILETAKREKKSWPYTEAILQRWAREGVPAPTLAATAGRAFGLVTNELEAPY, from the coding sequence ATGAGCGCATGGATCAGGCTCGATACGGAGAGCACCTTTGCGGGATGGACGAGTGAATTATCGGACGCCGATTTCGGAACATGGACGCGGCTCCTGCTGGTAATGAAACTCTTTGGGCGCGGTGGAAGCATTGAACGACACAAGGCGGAAAAGCACCTACTTCACGCAAATACGAGCATGGAGTCCGTTGTAAAACTCTGTGCCAAATCTCATGGGCACATAACACTGGACACCGTTACTCTTACCGTTGGCAAGTTTGGCAGATATAACCCTGACCCCACTAACGCTTTGCGTCAAGCGGCTTACCGAAACAGGGCCGACGCACGTAACGGGGATAACGCAAGTAACGGATATAACGACGACAGGACAGGACAGGACACTACACTACGGGACAGCGCGCGTGACACCGTTACTGTCCCGAAGGAACTTGACGCGCTCGCCTTTCGTGTCTACGGGCAGACACCCATCGGGATCGGGGAAGCCCTGACACTTCACGGCGCAGATGTCGTCAAAGCCGCTATACTGGAAACCGCGAAGCGGGAAAAGAAGTCATGGCCGTACACTGAAGCGATTCTGCAACGGTGGGCGCGTGAAGGTGTTCCTGCGCCGACACTGGCCGCAACAGCAGGGCGCGCCTTTGGGCTTGTCACAAACGAGTTGGAGGCCCCGTACTGA
- a CDS encoding replicative DNA helicase: protein MKVFLRRHWPQQQGAPLGLSQTSWRPRTEMRHEETERAAIGAILLTEDNAALHSVVAEGLEPEHFCNPAFRMIAEMATELSAQGKAVDVISVEAALESAGKLDAVGGHDFLWGLLDGPMGVSHAQTYARILVEDARLRSVQAAAESAAVAITGGADIGTVRTSLEEALQRTLPESDAESGPIGTLLRRGVGLEKANVHSWGLETLDKRTGGLPEGCLVVIGAYPGTGKTSLTTQVLCSLARMGTPVTFFSAEMSAAQVLSTLIGRESRIGASKLRALGSKGLVGDDLARAGDASAELAGLPFHLVARRLSASEIAGHARHHIRKHGVKVMAVDYLQLLRCEAHEENRRIGIDASVNTLKALAQSTGLTVILLSQLARGSAQNPQPASSLLKESGGIMEAADVVLILNRPHFREANPCPACGTQRGLQCDECRGTGQVSLDTEIILSIEKNRFGGVGSVTLGWNGRLMKVFEKEVRL from the coding sequence GTGAAGGTGTTCCTGCGCCGACACTGGCCGCAACAGCAGGGCGCGCCTTTGGGCTTGTCACAAACGAGTTGGAGGCCCCGTACTGAAATGCGCCACGAGGAAACAGAGCGCGCGGCTATCGGGGCGATTCTGCTCACGGAAGACAACGCTGCGCTGCATTCCGTAGTTGCCGAGGGGTTGGAGCCTGAGCACTTCTGCAATCCAGCCTTTCGTATGATAGCCGAAATGGCTACAGAACTATCCGCACAGGGCAAGGCGGTTGATGTGATAAGCGTCGAGGCGGCGCTTGAGTCGGCTGGCAAACTTGATGCGGTAGGGGGACATGATTTTCTATGGGGCCTGCTCGATGGGCCGATGGGCGTCAGTCACGCGCAGACCTACGCCCGGATTCTGGTTGAGGACGCGCGGCTGCGCTCCGTGCAAGCGGCGGCAGAGTCGGCAGCGGTGGCCATTACGGGTGGCGCGGACATTGGCACCGTGCGCACGTCGCTGGAGGAAGCACTTCAGCGCACGTTGCCGGAGTCCGATGCGGAATCCGGCCCCATCGGTACGCTGCTGCGCCGGGGTGTTGGCTTGGAGAAGGCGAACGTCCACTCATGGGGACTTGAAACGCTGGACAAGCGCACGGGTGGCCTGCCGGAAGGCTGTCTCGTGGTGATCGGGGCATACCCAGGCACGGGCAAAACCAGTCTGACAACGCAAGTGCTGTGCAGCCTTGCGCGCATGGGAACGCCGGTTACGTTCTTCTCAGCGGAGATGAGTGCGGCGCAGGTGCTGTCCACGCTGATCGGCCGCGAGTCCCGCATCGGCGCGTCGAAGCTGCGGGCACTCGGATCAAAGGGACTTGTGGGTGACGACCTGGCGCGCGCCGGGGACGCTTCGGCAGAGTTGGCCGGACTCCCGTTTCATCTGGTCGCGCGCCGGCTGTCGGCCAGTGAGATCGCCGGGCACGCGCGCCACCACATTCGCAAGCATGGGGTGAAGGTCATGGCCGTGGACTATCTGCAACTTCTGCGCTGCGAGGCGCACGAGGAGAACAGGCGTATCGGTATTGACGCTTCAGTGAACACGCTCAAGGCTCTCGCGCAGTCCACCGGGTTGACGGTGATTCTGCTGTCGCAACTGGCGCGAGGTAGCGCACAGAACCCGCAACCGGCATCGTCACTGCTGAAGGAATCTGGCGGCATTATGGAGGCGGCAGACGTTGTGTTGATTCTCAACCGTCCGCATTTCAGAGAGGCGAACCCCTGCCCTGCCTGTGGAACGCAACGCGGCCTGCAATGCGACGAGTGCCGTGGAACGGGGCAGGTGAGTCTGGACACCGAGATCATCCTGTCCATTGAGAAGAACCGCTTCGGCGGGGTGGGCAGCGTCACACTTGGATGGAACGGACGGCTGATGAAAGTGTTTGAGAAGGAGGTACGCTTATGA
- a CDS encoding DNA adenine methylase: MTWPEWTDLRAPFPWFGGKRRVADTVWAAMGAVDNYCEPFAGSLAVLLARRDDRWMTGAETVNDADSYLSNFWRALAADPDAVAQYADWPVNETDLLARHLWLVNEGKKRIERMEADPEFYDAKVAGWWVWGINSWIGSGWCAGNGPWQIVDGVVCKPGNAGRGVNRQLPHLGNAGRGVNRQLPHLGDAGRGVNRKRPHLGQQFSVGVGSNKFGGDVLTAYFRALAARLRRVRVCCGDWSRVVTDGALAYGDTVGVFLDPPYQGEVRAKDLYRVDDHSISNAVREWAIEHGQNPRYRIVLAGYAAEHEAQMPATWRVHAYSANACYQTANADGANAANRHNERLWFSPGCLDGEAFMPLFDKPKARQLELAPVECDGGKKRKEKI, translated from the coding sequence GTGACCTGGCCTGAGTGGACGGACCTACGCGCACCCTTCCCGTGGTTCGGCGGCAAGCGCCGCGTGGCCGATACCGTATGGGCTGCGATGGGCGCAGTGGACAATTACTGCGAACCCTTTGCAGGGAGTCTAGCGGTGCTTCTGGCCCGTCGCGATGACCGATGGATGACCGGGGCGGAAACCGTCAATGATGCCGATTCGTACCTGAGCAATTTCTGGCGCGCGCTGGCGGCAGACCCGGACGCCGTGGCGCAATATGCCGACTGGCCGGTGAACGAAACGGACCTGCTTGCCCGGCACCTGTGGCTTGTCAACGAGGGGAAGAAGCGCATCGAGCGCATGGAGGCGGACCCTGAGTTCTACGATGCGAAGGTCGCGGGCTGGTGGGTGTGGGGCATCAACAGTTGGATTGGCTCCGGGTGGTGCGCGGGGAACGGGCCGTGGCAGATTGTGGATGGGGTGGTATGCAAGCCCGGCAACGCGGGCCGGGGCGTCAACCGGCAACTCCCGCACCTGGGCAACGCGGGCCGGGGCGTCAACCGGCAACTCCCGCACCTCGGCGACGCGGGCAGGGGCGTCAACCGGAAACGTCCGCACCTCGGTCAGCAGTTCAGCGTCGGCGTTGGCAGCAACAAGTTTGGCGGCGATGTTCTGACCGCGTATTTCCGCGCCCTCGCCGCCCGCCTGCGCCGCGTCCGCGTCTGCTGCGGCGACTGGTCCCGCGTGGTCACAGACGGCGCGCTCGCATACGGCGATACGGTTGGGGTATTCCTTGACCCGCCCTATCAAGGCGAGGTGCGCGCCAAAGACCTCTATCGCGTTGACGACCACAGCATCAGCAACGCCGTGCGCGAGTGGGCAATTGAGCATGGGCAGAATCCGCGATACCGGATTGTGCTGGCAGGGTACGCCGCAGAGCATGAAGCGCAGATGCCCGCAACGTGGCGCGTACACGCCTACAGCGCGAACGCCTGCTATCAGACGGCTAATGCTGATGGGGCCAATGCGGCCAACCGGCACAATGAGCGGCTATGGTTCTCTCCGGGATGTTTGGACGGTGAAGCATTTATGCCCCTGTTCGACAAGCCGAAGGCGCGGCAACTGGAACTAGCGCCCGTGGAATGCGACGGGGGGAAGAAAAGGAAGGAGAAGATATGA
- a CDS encoding ERF family protein: MQSKDIKDLAVALSKMQSQMKPAKRGAENPFFKSSYTDLAGLWDSIREPLSANGLAVVQTFDGDGELLKVVTTLLHTSGQWVRGVCAVKLAKADPQAVGSATTYARRYGLAAIVGACSEGEDDDGNAATHARPAAAKPAPRPSVPAQAKPAPARPAAAAPKPPASKGKPEAPRPHILKSWMVDTKNGPSPVVELDLPCPTCGGTEFWDGQARRKAAEQAGTNAPPAFRCRNRECDAGKGFPGAIWPCAENDVAAAFEASMSAPQIPPGDRAHWLSIIGAYIDGATELDSLTAEANRLKFVFADEPILISDMDGASDDQIGQLAAWVEAQK, encoded by the coding sequence ATGCAGTCAAAGGACATTAAGGACTTGGCGGTTGCACTGTCCAAGATGCAGTCGCAAATGAAGCCAGCCAAGCGCGGTGCGGAGAATCCCTTTTTCAAGAGTTCATACACCGACCTGGCTGGGCTGTGGGATTCCATCCGTGAGCCGCTGTCCGCAAACGGCTTGGCCGTTGTGCAGACATTCGACGGCGACGGCGAATTGCTGAAGGTTGTCACGACGCTGTTGCACACAAGCGGCCAATGGGTGCGGGGAGTCTGTGCCGTAAAACTCGCAAAGGCCGATCCGCAAGCCGTTGGCAGTGCCACGACATATGCCAGAAGATATGGCTTGGCCGCAATCGTCGGGGCATGTTCAGAAGGCGAGGATGACGACGGCAACGCGGCTACCCATGCGCGGCCAGCCGCCGCCAAGCCTGCGCCGCGTCCATCTGTACCCGCTCAGGCGAAGCCCGCGCCCGCACGGCCCGCCGCGGCTGCCCCAAAGCCGCCAGCGTCAAAGGGCAAACCTGAAGCCCCTCGACCGCATATTCTCAAATCGTGGATGGTGGACACGAAGAATGGCCCATCGCCGGTGGTCGAATTGGATCTCCCCTGCCCGACGTGTGGCGGCACAGAGTTCTGGGACGGGCAGGCGCGCCGCAAGGCGGCAGAGCAGGCCGGGACGAATGCGCCGCCCGCATTCCGATGCCGCAACCGGGAATGCGATGCGGGGAAGGGGTTCCCCGGCGCAATCTGGCCGTGCGCTGAGAATGACGTGGCCGCCGCCTTCGAGGCGAGCATGTCCGCGCCGCAGATTCCGCCGGGCGACCGGGCGCACTGGTTGTCCATCATCGGCGCATACATTGACGGCGCGACTGAGTTGGACAGTTTGACCGCAGAGGCCAACCGGCTGAAGTTCGTATTCGCAGACGAGCCGATTCTGATTTCCGACATGGACGGCGCCAGCGACGATCAGATCGGGCAGTTGGCGGCATGGGTGGAGGCGCAGAAATGA